TTGTTGAGTATTAAGCATTTGACCGTCATGGACTTATGGTCATATCTTTGTCATGGTTGTATACTAGTACTTGTTTTGTTCACTTGCTTTGAGTTaattctcatcatcatcatacccagtgtatctcaTTCATAAAAACAATCATAAGCAGATTTAGAGAGGAAAAAATGGCGAGTTGAAGACAACTCATACCCAGAAagaagagcgcggccaaagagaCAATTCTATATTCTCAAAATTATCGTTTCACATATAACATTAGTTGGGTATtgcaagaaataattaaatgagTAGAAAAAAAAGATGGGTAAAGaaactaattagaaaaaaaaaagtattaatttgtgttttatttggAAATATTAATTTGGTGTATGCTTTAGATACTATTTTGGGTATGCTTAATTTGGAGTTTTGCATCTTAGAGTAAGGATAAGCACCCCTTAGCAAATCACATATAGCTTCTTATTCAGCCAGATGGGAAAAATTGACCAGGGCATAAGACACTTTCTAAATTTAGAATGCTGCATAATCAAATCAATAAATGATAATGTACCTTAACTATTGTTTTTCTACTCCTAATGGCTAATCCCTACACATTTCCTAATGTTCTTAAAAACCATTTATTTAAAGCCCTATCTAAGTGCTAAATTTTCAACTTATAAACTACACCCTGCAAGGAGAAAAATTATGCTAAAATTAAATTACGAAAGCACAGAGACGCCTCGATATCCATTTAAACGTTTACGACCTTGGCGACCTTGATGAAACACACTTTCCGCATGATACAAACTTGAGTAATGAATGAGGTCTTCGTGCGCGGATTTTCAAACGTGATAGCTGCATACATATAGACATCAAAAATTAATTCGTATCGAGTTCAGGGATAGCATCATCGCTCTCCCCAGGTACGCAAAAATTTGCCTAATCTAGTGTTTCCCGGTGGGTTATGTTATTCCTATTTTGGCAACCGAAGAAATGATGTTGAACTAATGAAATTTAGACACATGAATAATGTTACCGAGATATTACCTTCCTTCGTGTTGTTCGGGATGCTTTCCAGCATAACAAGCTTCTCGATCTTGGTTCTAACCTTCTGAAACATAGAAAAAATAAGACGATATGAGAAAAATACTACATGTATGTAGTGCTCTCCGTGAGCAAGAAACTCATTCCCGACACTTACAAtaagaaacataaaaataaaaacagataaacatcatcatcatcatacccagtatatcccgctaaTAGGAAAACTCTGattagggtctggggagggaagaaagacggcaacttatacccataaaggagaatgCGGAAACACAGATAAATATGATGGTTTAAAATGGTAGTGGAGGAATACATACAAATTTTCTTGCTCGAGTTTTTCAGCAATAGATACCGCCTTCCGTTTTGTCCATGCACTGCGTTGGGCAGATCCTTCCGTCTGCTGGATCACATGGGCAAGAGAAACCTTGCCTCTCACCAGGCTTCTACACTGATTTTGCTCCCCAAGTCTTCCTTTTTCAGGTACGGAAGACGACTCTAGCCGTTTGGATGAAGTTCCCGTTTCGCTAAACCGAGTACCTCGTAAATTTCTCTTATCCGATTGAATATCCACATGGTCACTAAACTTTTGTTCCCTTGAAAAATTTTCTAGCTCTATAATTTCACTGGTTCCAGAATTATCCCTCTGTTGTGAAATTATATTTCTAGAACCTCCATATCCTTCTTCAGATAAGGGCAAGACGAGAGGTGTTTGACCTCTGAATCTCTCTTTTCTCGACTCGGATCTGATTTCAATGGTGACAGGAGATCCGAGTACTGATTCAAATGCTTGCAGAATATAAGCTCTCCATTTCTCTGCCTTAAATTTTGTATGAGATGAACTGAACATCAATTGCACTGTCGGAGCTGCAAGAAAGAAACTTGTTGGTCAATCAAATTACGGGCATACAAGAGTCGCAAACATCATTTCTAGGCATCTCTATTGTTTCTCAAATACCGAAAGAGACACTAGAATAAGTTGTTTCCCAGGAAAACAGGCGTATAGGCCCATGGGGAACCGACATGGAAATAAAACTCTTTCCCATGCTGCTCCAATCCCCAAAACCAATGGACATTCCCAGCTAAGAGAAAACAATAACACAAGCTTTAAAGAAATGCGGGTGCACTATGTTCTTATTATACCCAACTCAAGTCCTCGAACCGTGAAAAAGATTCAACAAAAGACGGAAACAAATCCACTATCTGTTTTACATCAAGCAATACGTGGAGTAACTCCCGATATAGAAATAAAAGCAAGACGCGTAGGCGGATCGACTCATCAAGTTCCCTAACCAAACAAGGAAAAGTACTTGCCATTCGTTGGTTATTAGGGGCATCCCGAAAATGCCCGGGTTGAAATATGGCTTTCAAATTAAGTTTCGAATTGGTGGATGCTGCAAAAGTGAGTGGCGATGCCATACGCAAAAAGAAAGAGACTCATAAGCTCTGCAATGTGTCCAAGAGTCGGATTAAGTTTTCTATGACAAGGTGCCAAAATTTAGAGTAAAAAGTGTTGAGAAAGAAGCAAGTGCGTTCGAGGACAAGAATCTCGGTAACAAGCTGCATGAACAGGACATATTTATCATTAAGCTAAAATGTTGTCACAACCCACAGGCGTTTCTAATCGTGGCTTGCGTCGAATAGAAAAAAGGTCGGTGgacatttattatataattggaAGCAAAGACTGGTAGTAAGGTAAGTATCGGTACCTGCACCATAACTGACCGAGATCAACTTCCCTTCCCGATACATGAACTCTTTTATGCCACTGTTTTTAATATTACCAAGCACCTCCAACCAGATGTCCTCAATTTCCGTACGACCTTTACCTCGCTTATCATTGACCATAACATCATCATATGCAGAAGGATCCCGAGAAGCAATTCTCGCACCTTGACTTCTGCTGCCCGATAACTTGCTACCATCTCGAATACTGCTAGGACTATCTTTATAGTGCTTTTCCACCCCGTCTGTAGACAAACGACTCCCATTGTTAGATATCATGACACAACCCATTCCACCTTTCTTAATCACGGCCCTCGAATCATTCAGAGGCAATGGACTGTGATGAAAGCTAGTATCTTCAGCAGAGGAACTCGGCAACATATACTGCTGATCAGGAGCAAGTTGAAGCAAAGCAGCCGTCAGCCAAGTCAGTTTATCATTAGACATTCTTAGCTGCTTCTCGGCTTCGGACAGAGTTTTTAATGCTTGGCGAAGTTTCTCCATATCCTCTTTCGATACTGAATGATTAAAAAAGATATTTGTTATAAAAACCCCAGTGTAAATCTTGTGATGACCAAAGACTAAAGTGCAACATAATTCGCCAACTAATTAGCTTTTTGAATTCCTAATTCACTCAAAACGACATGAAATTAGCCGAAAAAcgaccataatttgctttttttgatTCACGATTCACTAAGAGATTAACGAATCATGCGACACTCACTGAATCAAGAGTAATTATCCAAATCATATCTCAATATTGAGAAACTCATGATGAGTTTGCTGCAAAAAGAATGGACGATGATGATGTTTGATCAAACATATGTAGTGATATAGTTAGAAATTAATTATGGCCGATTTTCATAATGCATAAGGATTTATGAGGTTGGATCACGATTGATATTTAGCAATTCGAAACTAGGATAAATAAATCTTAAATAGGGAGCTTTCACATGAAATAAGAGCAAAGCCTCACATGGTCGTCGTCGAAAGAATTTCCTTCTATGCCTTTCTTTAGTGAAGTTGTATGTACCAGCTAGTACATCAGTTATAACAGTAGCAAGTTGAGACATCAAAGCCAATGGCTCAACACCGCTTTCCATGATTTCCCTCAGACTTTTGACTGTATTAACGGTGTCTGCCGACAAAGCAAAGTCAAGTAGATCTACAAGCTTCTCATCCGATATCAAACCAACCTGAGAAGTGTAGAAACAAGATTTCAATAGAAGTTCAGGAGAAGCAAGCAAAGTCATTAACGATGCCAAGATCGTAAGCAAAGATAATCTCATCATTTTCTTTCATCACTCGGGTACGTTTAAAAACGAAAATCTTACATTATAACGATTTAACATTTCATTaacttttccttaaaaaaaaattcgtaAATTAACGATAAGCTACAGCTTGTCAACAGAAACAACTACCCTCCGGGACCTTAAACAACCCATTTAAGTAAATTCAGGTTGAAAGTTTTGAACTTTTGATCCATAATAATTATTTAGTAAAGGGGGATTGAAACTTGGCAATTGGTAAGattagccaaaaaaaaaaaaaaaaaactcagatttttaaagaatatatttttttcttttttctgaaGGGCCTAAATAGGTATCTTTATATGGTGGatgtatatacataaaataaCTAATCTCGAAATTTTACATGTGACATTGATGAACAATTGGCATCTTGAACAAAGCAAGAAACTCATTTCATGCACAAGGTTAGATTTTGTAATGACTATTCTATAAATCTTCGCTAACAAGCACCCCATTTATTCGGTAGAATGACGGATCACAAAGATTAGTGTCCCTTTTATAGATTTTCCGCAgtcataataaattaataactcTAAGCGTGCTCACGATTACATATAAATACGATTAGATAGTAAGATGAGGAAATGACCTTGATAAATAGACTAATCGCAAGATGAggcatattttttataaaaaaatatatgaagcaAAACCCAAAAATAAACTCGATAAAGTATATCTATATACTTGTTAAGGCAAGCTTACCAGTTCCTGGACCAGTGTGACCGAGATTCGCTGCCCCAATAAACTTAATTGCTCAAGCGTCATCTCGCCGTCTCTCAAAGAACCATCTGACCTTGATGCAATAAGCTTCAGCGCGTCCCTATCAATGTCTAGACCTTCTTTAGTTGCAATCCATTGAAGAGCATATATGATATCTGCATCTTTCAATTTGGGAAAGAAGAATTTCTGGCACCGGGATATTATTATATGAGGTAAAACATCCAGACTTGAACATATGAGGATAAAAACGACACGCCTAGGTGCTCGATCAATGACTTTGGATATTGCACTCCAACATTCGTGGGAAAGCGTATCACAATCATCAAAGATAAATACTCTATACTGAGATGCCTGCTGAGACAACATCATACTCTCGAGTATATCCATAATGCTCTCGAAGTCAAAGTTACTCACCGGACCAACTTCTTTAATAGTCCGATTTTTACCCATATCATGTGCAATGCAAGAACCACAATAGCCGCAGGGTTTTGGGTGTTCCGGTGACTGACAATTCAAAGCTCTAGCAAATATGCGTGCGGAGGATGTTTTCCCTGTTCCATGAGGCCCGTAAAAGACATATAACAAACCCACCTTCCTTCGGACAATGGCATTCGAAAGAGCTTGCGCGACCAAGTTTTGGCCAACCAAATCTCTGAATGTCTTTGGCATGTATTTCTGCGTTAAGTTCTGGTGTCTAGCACGACGTCCACCTCTTAACTTCCGTTGGTCATCCGACCTAGCTTCGGAAGCAAGAACCGATTCAATATCATTCTTCAAAAGACTGTCCGCAAATATGCCTAGCTCCCCAGAGTAATCATGGGCCCAAGCAGCATTATCTGAGCTCTGTGATCCAGATCCATCAACCAGTAACGGCAACGCCTCCGCTTCAGACTTGGCATACGAGCTTGACTGATCTGATGCCACATGAAAATTAGAAGCGTCTCTTCCTTGCGGCATTTGACCGCTTCTTTTCAACCTTGGGTCGGTCAAACCACACGACAAACTTCGACCAGCCATATCAAGAAACGATTTACCTCTATCATGAATCCTCGACCAATTAAAAGGTATCCCACATCCATTTCTTGGAGCCTTCGAAACATCATGCTGACCAATTTCGTCTTCTCCCTCTTCCATCGGATACCTTTGTTGTACCACACCCTTAACTGATGAATTTGAAGCCACAGAAACATCATTTTGAGGCTTCGTATCTCTAGGAGCAATAGCACCAGGAGCTCTTTTCAACCGCCGAAATTTGCGCCTTTTCACCCTATTTAAACCACTACAAGGACCACGAACACTAGGTTCTGCCTCATCCATGACCTTTTCAGATTTTGAGAGCCTCGCGTTCACATGTTTATTAGAAGACACAACATCATCACTATCCATTGTAACTTCCCGCAACTGTTCAGACAAAGTTAAAGGGTTACCCTCTTGACTGAATTTCCCCGTTGCAGTACTCTTTCGGCTTCTTCTGTCAGAATTACCCGAAACCCCTTGGGACACTTCTTTTCCGCTCTCGTACGGCAAACCCCCTTGGACACCACCAGACATGTCACTCTTTCGGCAAGATTCTCTCTCCCTATCCCTCCTGACATCCTGTGCTACGCTCTTGCTACTGTACTCACTACCTACTGCAGCTTGGTTTTTAGTACCCCTAACCTCAACAACTTCAAGAGGTGGTGAACAACGAGATAACCGTCCACCATCCCTTGAATGCTCACCTACCGATCGTCTGCCATTCTCAAGCCTTTCTCCATCTTTGGAAAGCAGATCAGCAATGACAGGAAACTGCCACGGTGGGGGACTAGCAGAAGGATCCCGCAAAGAACGAGACCTTTGAAGCACAATAAGGTCCCTCATAAGGGACCTATCATTTAATATAGGACTATGCTTATGCATGTGGTTTTTCAAATGAATACAATTTGTCAAGTGTATGTGGTTGCGCAAATGATCACTAATATCTCCATTGGCATCCTTAAGAATCCTATTACGAACCGCTCTAGTCATGATCAGAACATCGAAAACCCTAGATGCCGAAAAATttctaaattaagaatgaaattCAGAAAGCACCACATATTCTTCAAATCCAAAACAAACCCAAAACCCTCTCATTGTCCTTCAAATCCCAAACAAACCCAAAACCCTCTCATTATCCTGCAAATCCCAAACAAACCCAAACTTTATTCTTTAACCCTTCTTCCAATTTCAATCATCCAATCCAATTATTCCCAAAAACCACAATCTAAATCAACTTCGAAAACccaatataatcaaattataaCCCAAAACAAAAGGTCCCATTATCAATCAACCATCAAATCTATGAACAAATAAGGAAAAACCATTCAAacaaaagtaattaaattaagCATAAATGGTCCAAAACTTATCAGATAACAGCTCAGCAAGAAAAACCCAGCAAATATTCTTCAGCATGGCCCTCCCTCCTGCAATTAATACAAAAAACACCAAATTTAGCAACAAATACAAGTGATGGGTACATCAAAATAAAGCAAAAATCAATTGAAATCAATCAAATTAGAAGAAATACACATACATGAAGACAACATTGGTGCAAAATCAATGAAAATAGTGAATCAAAGATAGCAATGAAAATGAGAAAAGGGAAAGGAAGGCAAAGAGACATTATATTCACCTGAATCAGAACCAAAGTGGGGTCTTTAATATTGGTTATttccaccaaaaaaaaaacccaaaaaaaggGTAGTAATAAGTGAAAGTAGATCTCTTTAATGGATTGTGATAATCTTAAAGACTACAACTTGGTTTGCAAAGTTGCAATCTTTTTCAAGTAGTAACTCACATGAAGTGCTTGAAAATGGGTTCTTTTTCAGGAAAATGACGGTGGGTTGTGAGTGATAATGAGATTTGGGGGAAATAAACAAAGCAGAATGGAGTTGGGAAGTAGATGAGAGTAGAGGCTAGAGACGAAATGAAAGGGAAAGGGTGAGGACTAAGGAGGTCAGAGTGAGATTCAGAGGGGTGGGTGTGGGACCCACCAATAATCTGCAGTCAGAATCCACGTGGAATCTGTATTCTAGCCGTTTGATAAACATGTGGGGTCCACAATACTTGGAAGTGTTTGGATCTTGGAGGATTTGTACGGGTAAATGAGGTAGAGCATTATTTACTTAGATTACCCTAATAAATTCTCAAAAGTTACCATTACGAATCAAGCTTACAATGCCTTGAAAGCAGTAAATAACACAGCGTTATAAAGTACTTTTACCCCTCACTTTAATagattaattcaatttttaatatatctagttatgtataataaaaaattataaaaatttattaataatttttgtattgagataaatcaaataaaattttactcaactatgttttaacttatagattaaaaaattaatcacaaattaaggacgataaataaatagtgtattATCTTGTAAAGGTGCAAGTAATTTGATGCGgatgaagtatgagttataaTACTCATGGCAGATTCatcatcagaaaaaaaaaaaaaaaaaagtcttgaATTAAAATACTATGCCAATGAGTTACTAAAGcgtttttttaagtgttgtgATATTGTTAGACACGTCATGTTCTTTAAGGAATATTATCATACTGACTTTATGGACTATATAAGAGTCTAATAGTAAGATTAGAGTTTAATAGAGAAAGTCTAAGTAAATAATGGTGATTTGTAATATTGGCAAATCACTCTTATGTGCATGAATTTAATAGGTTGGAGcttttaggattttaatttatcttttttcattttgtttactTTATTGGTATGTATTTTGTCTTTCGtgatgatttacaaattacagtgattaattagaaatattttagGATTTAATATGGAGTAATAAGGTGATTTGAACCCAAGATGAACTTATTTTTGGATTCGTACGAGACTTCATTGGTAAAGGTCGTATACTCTAGTGAATAAGATACAATCGTGAGAGATTTCATTAGTGTAttataaaatcacaaaaaatataGTCACTTTGAGGGGAGGTGTGTGCTTTAttcgtttaaaattttgatcattttaccATTGCTTGtgtatattgttttttttttcatcatccttttacgttttttttttcaccattgttgtgtataagaatttatttttaaaaaaaaaatcaatatttgaaaataagttatAGGGTGAAATAATTCCAAGTTGGAACTTATTAATTTGTGGTTGAAAGAAAGAGGGGACCAAAAGAGAGCATTGGGTTGAAAAACTTGACAAGTTTCCCTAACTAAATTTGATGAATAAGAGGGGGTAGTCCGTACTTGTTTTAGTGGCAAAACAAAAACTATACAGAGGTGTTGTAGCCTTCAATTTCATACTGATTATTGTGCAAAAATAGTGACCACCACCTGGCCACAGCCTTAGGCTTCTCATTCTTTTTATCATCTCTTACTTTGTgggaataatataattttatactccATACATCTCAATTACTCTAACCATCTGTTTGATAGGTGGTAATAAATTGTagtattgaaaatgaaaataagtgtaatttttgttgaaaattCGCTTGCCTATCTTGATGATCACGTttgtccaactttaatcatctcattttcttcataaaatataTCCCAAAGCATTACCATTGgggaggtggtattaggtggtaatgaaaatttgtaaaaaaaaattgtgatcaaagtttcatcactaTAGGAATGACataaaacttttgatgaaattttacacaataaatcattctcattaccactaaAATTGCTACATTACATAACTTTATGTAAGAGTTTTCgagtaaaatataacaaaattaatgGGACTGAAGGATCAAAATTTTTGCAATGAAATAAGACTTTGAGTAACAAATTGGACTGATTTCTAATTCTAAGCATCGATTAATTCTTCATAGTAACTTTTGAATTTTCAACTATATTCACTTATATTGAGACAATCTCTATTGGGCTGGCTCAGCGTATACTTATTgtcttaaagtaattacttataagtctttaaagtaatcacttgcAGTTTCAAAGTACTTAcattttatagtcttagaatgATTAAAAAATACTCTTATGTCCTTGTGAATATATTTCGCTTTCTATTTTAATGTCTTACTTAATTCGTCTGCTTTTGCTTTTTTAGCAATGGTCTGgtctcactttatttctttaaatctcatttacaaacttattttttattttcattttaatccctcctttttattcaaaaaatattactcacttctttttataatttacttgtattttatcttatttttcaactaaaaaataattttgaaacttTAAATTTAGGTGTTTTCTCAAAGGGGCAAAAGAGGAATTCACTGGTGAATAAATTGAAGATTTTATGTTGGTCTTGGTGAAAAGTTTTTCCTTTCACTTATCAtgtaataaaactttaatttgcACCATTTATAGGTTAAATTAATATTCCTTATCATTCTCAGATAATTTACCGATTTTATTCTGTTTAAAAAAGGTTTGAGTTATACTGTGATAGTATAATTTAATTCTACGTCACTTAAATTTGTGAATAATTGGAATGCAGTAGTTAGACAAGTAGATATGGGAAGGCAGGAAATCGATTCCTGGAGTAACATCACAGCAAGATTCAATGATTCATCCATAATGCATATAGTCTTTCCTTCTCTCGTATATATGCATAATGCATAACAGCAATGATCTTGGTatgatcataattcataatgctACATGAGGGATGTCTAAATGCTCAAGTGCAATTCACAAGACAAGGGTCGTCAAAATggtcaataataaattaatttttgttaagtAAGCTGAAGTCACCTATTACGTATAATTGTTGAAAGTAAATTCACTTATTATTTAACagacaaataaagtttgaaaaaggaaatttaaaaagtaagtgggtttattttcaacaattataattaataggtgaatttatttaaaacaaaaaatgaatttattttcagttcataaagaaaaaattgatttattattcaaattttccaatGAAATCAAAATTGTTTTGTTTCAAGCAAAAAGAGTATTGTCTCAAATTCTAATTGAATTTGTGATATTGCATACTGCTATTGTCCCTCTAATTTGGTATTactttttatttctaattttcttctgctgattttatattttttagcaATGGTTTCACTCtccttcttttaatctcatccataaacTTAAACTCCTTCTTTATCGtcttaatcatttatttatatgtGATCATTTTCCAATTCAATCTCTCATTTCACAAAATTTTACACTAGGTGCAAAAAACATAGAAAATATTCCTCTAGCTAAATGATaaacttaaatatttatattaaatctataattataatttatcactttaacattttgattaaaataattactttatatTATATCAGACAATTATACCAATTCAATTAGTTTGGCATCGAAATATGTGAATTAGAATACATAACCATGTCAATGTATTATCCCATTTCATATTgctatttgacaaaaaaaaaaaaaaaaaaaaaggattatgAGTGAAATGATGATAAGAGGTAACTTAAAGTT
This genomic stretch from Amaranthus tricolor cultivar Red isolate AtriRed21 chromosome 9, ASM2621246v1, whole genome shotgun sequence harbors:
- the LOC130824086 gene encoding protein STICHEL-like 3: MTRAVRNRILKDANGDISDHLRNHIHLTNCIHLKNHMHKHSPILNDRSLMRDLIVLQRSRSLRDPSASPPPWQFPVIADLLSKDGERLENGRRSVGEHSRDGGRLSRCSPPLEVVEVRGTKNQAAVGSEYSSKSVAQDVRRDRERESCRKSDMSGGVQGGLPYESGKEVSQGVSGNSDRRSRKSTATGKFSQEGNPLTLSEQLREVTMDSDDVVSSNKHVNARLSKSEKVMDEAEPSVRGPCSGLNRVKRRKFRRLKRAPGAIAPRDTKPQNDVSVASNSSVKGVVQQRYPMEEGEDEIGQHDVSKAPRNGCGIPFNWSRIHDRGKSFLDMAGRSLSCGLTDPRLKRSGQMPQGRDASNFHVASDQSSSYAKSEAEALPLLVDGSGSQSSDNAAWAHDYSGELGIFADSLLKNDIESVLASEARSDDQRKLRGGRRARHQNLTQKYMPKTFRDLVGQNLVAQALSNAIVRRKVGLLYVFYGPHGTGKTSSARIFARALNCQSPEHPKPCGYCGSCIAHDMGKNRTIKEVGPVSNFDFESIMDILESMMLSQQASQYRVFIFDDCDTLSHECWSAISKVIDRAPRRVVFILICSSLDVLPHIIISRCQKFFFPKLKDADIIYALQWIATKEGLDIDRDALKLIASRSDGSLRDGEMTLEQLSLLGQRISVTLVQELVGLISDEKLVDLLDFALSADTVNTVKSLREIMESGVEPLALMSQLATVITDVLAGTYNFTKERHRRKFFRRRPLSKEDMEKLRQALKTLSEAEKQLRMSNDKLTWLTAALLQLAPDQQYMLPSSSAEDTSFHHSPLPLNDSRAVIKKGGMGCVMISNNGSRLSTDGVEKHYKDSPSSIRDGSKLSGSRSQGARIASRDPSAYDDVMVNDKRGKGRTEIEDIWLEVLGNIKNSGIKEFMYREGKLISVSYGAAPTVQLMFSSSHTKFKAEKWRAYILQAFESVLGSPVTIEIRSESRKERFRGQTPLVLPLSEEGYGGSRNIISQQRDNSGTSEIIELENFSREQKFSDHVDIQSDKRNLRGTRFSETGTSSKRLESSSVPEKGRLGEQNQCRSLVRGKVSLAHVIQQTEGSAQRSAWTKRKAVSIAEKLEQENLRLEPRSRSLLCWKASRTTRRKLSRLKIRARRPHSLLKFVSCGKCVSSRSPRS